A part of Paenibacillus donghaensis genomic DNA contains:
- the smpB gene encoding SsrA-binding protein SmpB, producing MGKKADGKVLAQNKKASHDYFIEDTYEAGLVLTGTEIKSLRNGRANIGDSFATIRNGEIHIHNMHISPFAQGNRSNPDDPTRTRKLLMHKEQIHKLLGLSKRDGFTIVPLKIYVRNGYAKLLIGLGKGKKEYDKRDSAAKRDAQRDIQRVLRDKQKVAR from the coding sequence ATGGGTAAAAAAGCAGACGGGAAAGTGCTCGCCCAGAACAAAAAGGCGTCCCATGATTATTTTATCGAGGATACCTATGAAGCAGGGCTGGTGCTAACCGGCACCGAGATTAAATCGCTGCGTAATGGCCGCGCCAATATCGGCGATTCGTTCGCTACCATTCGCAATGGCGAGATCCATATCCACAACATGCATATCAGCCCGTTTGCCCAGGGCAACCGGTCCAATCCGGATGATCCCACCCGCACCCGCAAGCTGCTGATGCATAAGGAGCAGATCCACAAGCTGCTCGGCTTGTCCAAACGCGATGGCTTCACCATTGTGCCGCTCAAGATCTATGTGCGCAACGGGTACGCCAAGCTGCTGATCGGCCTCGGTAAAGGGAAGAAAGAATACGACAAACGCGATTCAGCCGCCAAGCGCGATGCCCAGCGTGACATTCAGCGTGTGCTGCGGGATAAGCAGAAAGTTGCAAGATAA